One region of Cyanobium sp. M30B3 genomic DNA includes:
- the arfB gene encoding aminoacyl-tRNA hydrolase, which translates to MAGPRPGADLQINPGLLIPAVELIWRFSRSSGPGGQNVNRTDSRVELVWDLAASGVLPPLLRARALRRLEGRLVEGCVVIAASEHRSQWQNRVAAQRRLAELLQDAIQPPPPPRRATRPTRGSVERRLAAKQRRGAIKGRRQGRIQLPED; encoded by the coding sequence ATGGCGGGCCCACGACCGGGTGCCGATCTGCAGATCAACCCCGGGCTGCTGATCCCGGCGGTGGAGCTGATCTGGCGTTTCTCGCGCAGTTCCGGCCCCGGCGGCCAGAACGTGAACCGCACCGACTCGCGGGTGGAGCTGGTGTGGGATCTGGCCGCCAGCGGTGTGCTGCCGCCACTGCTGCGCGCCCGGGCCCTGCGGCGGCTGGAGGGGCGGCTGGTGGAGGGGTGTGTGGTGATTGCCGCCAGCGAACACCGCTCCCAGTGGCAGAACCGGGTGGCGGCCCAGCGGCGCCTGGCGGAGCTGCTGCAGGACGCGATCCAGCCGCCGCCGCCGCCGCGGCGTGCCACCCGGCCCACGCGGGGCTCGGTGGAACGGCGCCTGGCGGCCAAGCAGCGGCGCGGCGCCATCAAAGGCCGGCGGCAGGGACGGATTCAGCTGCCCGAGGACTGA
- the speE gene encoding polyamine aminopropyltransferase, with protein MDCSAGKVWIDEVFDGVRYGLEGRVIAERQSPFQRVTIIESERYGKGLLLDGCWMTAERQERQYHEALVHPALCGAGSIERVLVIGGGDGGTARECLRHAGVQHLDMVEIDGLVVEWSQQYLASIGGGCWSDPRFQLTVGDGIAWAANAPDSSYDVVIVDGSDPAGPAEGLFNRAFFEHCRRILRPGGVFASQSESPEAFRQVHLDTVRLIRSVFGHADPLYGWVPMYPSGWWSWTFAAVDGPRYRQPRPERADAVAAGCEIWSPRWQRGAFDAIPAAIERELAR; from the coding sequence ATGGACTGTTCCGCAGGCAAGGTCTGGATCGATGAGGTGTTCGATGGCGTGCGCTACGGGCTGGAAGGCCGGGTGATCGCCGAGCGGCAGTCGCCGTTCCAGCGCGTCACGATCATCGAGAGCGAGCGCTACGGCAAGGGCCTGCTGCTCGACGGCTGCTGGATGACCGCCGAGCGCCAGGAGCGGCAGTACCACGAGGCCCTGGTGCATCCCGCCCTCTGCGGCGCCGGGAGCATCGAGCGGGTGCTGGTGATCGGCGGCGGCGACGGCGGCACCGCCCGCGAGTGCCTGCGCCACGCCGGCGTGCAGCACCTCGACATGGTGGAGATCGACGGCCTGGTGGTGGAGTGGAGCCAGCAGTATCTGGCCTCGATCGGCGGGGGCTGCTGGAGCGACCCCCGCTTCCAGCTCACCGTGGGCGACGGCATCGCCTGGGCCGCCAACGCCCCGGACAGCAGCTACGACGTGGTGATCGTGGACGGCTCCGACCCGGCCGGCCCGGCCGAGGGGCTGTTCAACCGGGCCTTCTTCGAGCACTGCCGCCGCATCCTCAGGCCGGGCGGCGTGTTTGCCAGCCAGAGCGAGTCGCCCGAGGCATTCCGCCAGGTGCACCTGGACACGGTGCGCCTGATCCGCTCGGTGTTCGGCCACGCCGACCCGCTCTACGGCTGGGTGCCGATGTATCCCAGTGGCTGGTGGAGCTGGACCTTCGCGGCCGTGGATGGCCCCCGCTACCGCCAGCCCAGGCCTGAGCGGGCGGACGCCGTGGCCGCGGGCTGTGAGATCTGGAGCCCCCGCTGGCAGCGCGGCGCCTTCGACGCCATCCCCGCCGCCATCGAGCGAGAGCTGGCGCGCTGA
- a CDS encoding 2OG-Fe(II) oxygenase: protein MREPAILEHSIGDDFIGCFETNHQPEPLEQFFAYLENNGLIVERQEGREEVRDRQALLNRVAPRFYQDRLIAPIYQRYSALCDQALRLYFERYPILKAGRYFHLNCKFQRTRPGEGFHQWHFENTGDVPFRKLVTMLYLNTVEAGGETEFLYLHRRIEPRQGRLVIFPAGFTHTHRGNPPLSGDKYILTSWLEEFP, encoded by the coding sequence GTGCGCGAACCGGCGATCCTCGAGCACAGCATCGGCGACGACTTCATCGGCTGCTTCGAGACCAACCACCAGCCCGAGCCGCTGGAGCAGTTCTTCGCCTACCTGGAAAACAACGGGCTGATCGTGGAGCGACAGGAGGGGCGGGAAGAGGTGCGGGATCGACAGGCCCTTCTCAATCGAGTGGCACCTCGCTTTTATCAAGACAGGCTAATCGCTCCGATCTACCAGCGCTATTCCGCTCTCTGCGATCAAGCATTAAGACTTTATTTTGAACGCTATCCGATTCTGAAAGCGGGTCGCTATTTTCACCTGAATTGCAAGTTTCAGCGCACCCGGCCCGGCGAAGGTTTTCATCAGTGGCATTTTGAAAACACTGGTGATGTTCCATTTCGAAAGTTGGTCACCATGCTCTACCTCAACACAGTTGAAGCCGGGGGCGAAACCGAATTTCTCTATTTACACCGCCGGATCGAACCACGCCAGGGAAGACTCGTGATATTCCCGGCCGGCTTCACCCACACCCACCGGGGCAACCCACCCTTGAGCGGTGACAAGTACATCCTCACGTCGTGGCTTGAAGAATTCCCCTGA
- a CDS encoding tetratricopeptide repeat protein: MRKAMQCADWSAAISAAEAWRLNGGSDWRITLNQAVCASRIRHGPENTWLELVQEALQQSGHAPIALLAASEVQCATGQWEEALALVAELEQGGQTLLPWEAIRLRCEALGRLGQTAKALEELVRWPTGQRDWRWQMAKADAHVQASQWREAEHAYTSVLAERPHQPEAHLNLALTLLSQQRCAEAWPHYEWRRSNPRLNRWGIPQPLPSLASLVGQDVVVVGEQGIGDQVMACRYLRHLACACRSLHVEPAPRLAPLLQRSLPNTVAVVSPGASPQDALVIGMASLPMLFWQELGLAAPGAEGYLQTDHQRVEHWRHQLATLPAGLRLGIGWLGGSTGAERRVRSLSPADLQLLGDWPGVQWLDLQYLPAGWEPLATISTRAGMHRLGHPGSDLDDTLALIQSLDGVLTTRQTVAHLAGALGKPGQVLVPARPEWRYWGGNNQWAWYPSLTLIQQGERGTWEPALGQASDHWRRTGTTST; encoded by the coding sequence ATGCGCAAAGCGATGCAGTGTGCTGATTGGTCTGCTGCCATCAGTGCCGCCGAAGCCTGGCGCCTCAACGGCGGGAGCGACTGGCGCATCACCCTCAATCAGGCCGTCTGTGCCAGCAGGATCCGGCATGGCCCCGAAAACACCTGGCTGGAGCTCGTCCAGGAGGCCCTGCAGCAGAGCGGCCATGCCCCAATCGCACTGCTGGCGGCATCCGAAGTGCAGTGCGCCACCGGGCAATGGGAAGAGGCGCTGGCGCTGGTGGCGGAGCTGGAGCAAGGCGGGCAAACACTGCTCCCATGGGAAGCCATCCGATTGCGCTGTGAAGCCCTGGGCCGCCTTGGTCAAACCGCCAAGGCCCTGGAAGAACTGGTGCGATGGCCCACGGGCCAACGGGACTGGCGATGGCAGATGGCAAAAGCCGACGCCCATGTGCAGGCAAGCCAGTGGCGAGAAGCCGAGCATGCCTACACGTCGGTACTGGCAGAGCGGCCCCATCAACCGGAAGCCCACCTCAACCTTGCGTTGACGCTTCTCAGTCAGCAACGCTGCGCTGAAGCCTGGCCCCACTACGAGTGGCGACGCAGCAATCCACGCCTGAACCGGTGGGGAATTCCGCAACCACTCCCCTCGCTGGCCAGTCTGGTCGGGCAGGACGTGGTGGTGGTGGGCGAGCAGGGTATCGGCGACCAGGTGATGGCTTGCCGCTACCTGCGACACCTGGCCTGCGCCTGCCGCAGCCTCCACGTCGAGCCAGCGCCTCGGCTCGCGCCCCTGCTGCAGCGCAGCCTGCCCAACACCGTGGCGGTGGTCTCTCCAGGCGCCAGCCCACAGGACGCCCTGGTGATCGGCATGGCCAGCCTGCCCATGCTGTTCTGGCAGGAGCTGGGACTGGCCGCACCAGGAGCTGAGGGCTACCTCCAAACGGATCACCAGCGCGTGGAGCACTGGAGACACCAGTTGGCGACATTGCCGGCCGGACTCCGGCTAGGGATCGGCTGGCTGGGTGGCTCGACTGGGGCGGAACGTCGCGTGCGCTCGCTCAGCCCCGCCGATCTTCAGCTCCTGGGAGATTGGCCGGGTGTGCAATGGCTGGACCTCCAATACCTGCCAGCAGGATGGGAGCCACTGGCAACAATCAGCACCAGGGCCGGTATGCATCGACTCGGACACCCAGGCTCAGATCTGGACGACACGTTGGCCCTGATCCAAAGCCTCGACGGGGTGCTGACCACACGCCAGACCGTGGCCCACCTGGCGGGAGCGCTAGGGAAACCAGGCCAGGTGCTGGTTCCAGCGCGCCCGGAATGGCGCTACTGGGGGGGTAACAACCAATGGGCGTGGTACCCATCGCTGACACTGATCCAACAAGGCGAGCGCGGCACCTGGGAGCCAGCGCTGGGCCAAGCGAGTGACCATTGGCGCCGAACGGGGACAACATCAACATGA
- a CDS encoding response regulator transcription factor, with protein MGNRLTLLLIGQVLAKPASLVAAVTTEDEAVENIKKHRPSLLICEAPLESGCVISLCIIARATVADIQILVLISEREDLTTWLSLDPLVDVAVATKDLGDDEYPLVRSFIELARKRRYRSKSIRSGTSEPAEEHATRKARLTAREVEVLALIGQGMRDKEIAVKLGISHQTARTYVKDVRRKLGAKSRISAVIKGLARP; from the coding sequence ATGGGCAATCGCCTGACCCTACTCCTGATTGGACAAGTTCTCGCGAAACCGGCAAGCCTGGTCGCGGCCGTAACCACCGAAGATGAGGCCGTCGAAAACATCAAAAAACATCGGCCCTCACTGCTAATCTGCGAGGCACCGCTGGAATCAGGATGCGTGATATCACTCTGCATCATTGCCAGAGCAACAGTGGCGGACATCCAGATCCTCGTGCTCATCAGCGAGCGGGAAGACCTGACAACATGGCTGTCGCTAGATCCTCTGGTTGACGTGGCGGTCGCCACAAAAGACCTGGGAGACGACGAATACCCGCTGGTGCGAAGCTTCATAGAACTAGCTCGCAAACGCCGCTACCGCAGCAAATCCATTCGCAGTGGCACATCAGAGCCCGCCGAAGAACACGCCACAAGGAAGGCAAGGCTAACCGCAAGGGAAGTAGAAGTTTTGGCATTGATCGGACAAGGAATGCGTGACAAAGAGATCGCGGTAAAACTTGGCATTAGCCATCAAACAGCCCGCACCTATGTGAAGGATGTACGCCGTAAGCTCGGCGCAAAAAGCCGCATTTCGGCAGTGATCAAAGGATTGGCAAGGCCATAA